aggaggggagaggcgactccgcgccgtcgctgtctcctctctccatgTGGAGCAGTCAGgaccgaggcagagagaacagagagcgaggaagaccaggaagaaggagaagacggaaaaggagaagacggaaaaggagacgaagccggagaggacgaggacgaaggaaaaggcgaggaagacagcgggaggaagaaggagctTCTGGAAGACCGCGCGTTGAGATGTgcgaacagaagaacgagggagagaagaaacagattcGCGCCCATGTGtagcgacggagagaatcGCGAGGTCTCGTTCCTTCGAGTCAcgctcgaagaagaaagagacgacgacgaagcgcGCAAAGGGCCATTTGCGGGTGCAGGCCAACACCTGCACGCCgatggaaagagagaggaatccCGTTTTCGACTTTCCCCGTTGTTCTCCCCATATCCGAAATGAAACCTTTTTCTCCGcagtccttttttctctctcttccgtttgTGGCGTGTCTGCCCCCTCCCGCCTCCTCTGGGCGGGAGCAAGAGACGCTCGACGGCGCGAGTATCCTGGTTTTTTTGGACTCGGaatttcgttttctcctcccctcccctTCCCCTTCTGCTATCGTCCAGAGGATTTTTCACAGGCAAGAAGAACGATGACGGAGACCGCCCTCATGGCGTCCGCCTCTGCTGCAAGACAGCGGTGTGTGAGCAGTCGGACTTTCGCCGGCTGCTTGGGCTGCGTCTCCTTGGTTCGtttcgcgctgtctcctcgaacaagagagagagagagaggaagaagacggagaagaacggcCGCTCCTTCgatgtttttcttctttctgctttctatgagagacgaaacagtcCATCtagcttcttcctccgcggCAATTTCTCGTCCTGCGTCCTCCCTCTCGTCTAAAAAGTGACCATCTCTCGCCGCTTGTCGCCGTCGCCCGGAggggggagacaggaggagcgGGTCCGAGATGGGAGGCCGCGAATGTCTCCGGCGACTTTTTTCGTTCTTGTTTTCCGAGCGTTTTCTGGAGCCTCCAAATCGCTTTCGACACTCGCCTCGCGGAACGCCGAGAGACCGTGGAAGGCTGCGAGCGAACcgccgcgagagaggcaaaggaGCCGACGAGAAAACGCGCTGTCGCGGCTCAGCCGTGCGAGGATATCGTGCAGCCGCTCGGGGTGTGCAAACAATGCAGGACTTTTGGATTTCCTGGAGAAAAATGGACATCCGAGGGAGGCTTGAGAAAACAGCGAGATTGAGCAAGACAACGAGATGCTTCCCTCTACGAAAGACGCAtctgttctcttccaccCATTTCCGCTTCGAGCTGCAGTGCATGACGCGGTCACTCCCAGGGGGTGTGGTGACGCGGACCGTCTGCGGCTCGACTTCCGAGTTCTCGAAAAACTGGCTTCTTTATCTgtagagagaggagaaaaagacgtcTAGACATCTGCAAAGGGACTGCGGTGTCTCAGCGGTGGATTCGAGCCTAACTCCCCCAAGCGTTTCTGGAGCGCCGTCCAAGCCACTGCGCGTACGCTGTGCGTTTGCCACGGACTTCGCAGGGGTCTCTGCATTTTCCCTCCGGCAGACTTCGCCAGTTCAGCTTCCGttgctttctgtgtctctggaGAACTCGGGGATGTACCTCGCATTTTGTCCTGCCCGCGCATTCTCCTGGGCAACTTCCTGTCGCTCGGCTTGCGCCTGCCGCGTGTGCACTTTCGCTTGTTAGGTGCCGTTTTCCAGAGTTCTGTGCAGTCACCCAGTGGCGGCAGGTGCCCACCTGCCGTGATCGGGACCGGGGCAGCGCTTTCTGGCCTTTTCTCTTGCAGGGAAATCCTTTCTTGTTGCCTTTCCGCCGACTTCCACCCTCTGTTTCGACCTGCAGTCGCGCGCTTCCTCGCCACCGACCCGCTGTTCATGCTTTTACCCGCGTCGTTCCCCGCCCCCCGCGGTCACGAGACTCTCTAGCGAGCCACTGCGGTTGGAGCTCGCGAGCCTCGTCGCTATCGCGTCAGCCACCGGGGCGTTTTTTGTCGCGGCCTTTCAGATTCTTCGCTTTCCAGAGGGGCAGCGAGCAGAAGCGTCCACGGTTCTCGACTGGGGTTCGACAGACTCCGCTTTCCAagcttttctgcttctttggcGCAGCCTTCCCAGCCGCCTTCccgttccttttcctctccctgaGCAAGCTGTTCAGCACCGCAAGTCTCTGGAAACTCTGAGCAACTGCAGAAGGCGCTGAACGAGGCGGCACAGATTTTCTGCCGGCGTTTTCCAGGCACCTCGAGGAGGGACTCGCAGCGTCTCGGTTCGCGAGCGTTCTGGAGAAAATGGGTCGAGGCTAACAAATACGGAGCAAAGAACCACCATTTCGAGGGTAGGACGGCCGGCGTCGGACACGAACGCGCCGAGGACGCAGCGACGCCAGACGAGCGACAGAGCGGCACCGCACCAGGCGCTGAGCTTTGCTTCGGAGCTGTTCCagtccttttctcctgctcGGCCTTCCCATGCGGTCAAGACCTGGGTGGAGGTAACTTGTGGAACagttccgctgtctcctctgcagacgcCCTTCTCCGACTCGAGCCAAGaacgccgcctctctcgcgcggtCCTTGGCTGTCGGCAAACTTTGCTCCTGAAGCCGCAACTCTCCACGGCCTCATCGTTGCGCGACACTCGACGCCTGGTCGCACAGGCCGCTTCCCTGGTACGAAGAGATCTGGAAGGGCCGCGTCCTCTTACCCCCCAATTTCTCGACGCAAATGGAGAAACAGCGGAAGACGCGTCGCCAGATTTTCCATAcgctgcctcctcttcttgaTCCATCCAGCATCGCATGTGCACACATATGCTTGaatgttcatatatatatatatatatgcgtacgTGCGAGTATGCGTATGCATAATTGTGTCTGAGTATACATGGGTACAGCAGTATAGGTCTGAGTATAATACatgagtatatatatatatatatatgcttttTGGCGTGTGTGTGGCATTCGTTCTTGGGGTAAGCAGGCGACTGCAAGTGTTCATTCGCTGGAAGTCTCAGACGAGACTTATTCTGGAGATGCGTTTGCGTGTGTATCTCCAGTGACGACGTCGTCCGATCTGAATTAcaggcgcgcatgcagttgtgtTCCCAGTTGTCTGCTTTCGAATCGAGTTTTGCGTTGACCCTGACCGACATGACAGTCGCCTGCAGGGTCTGGTGTCTAGAGGCAGACAGGTAGGtttatacatgcatatgtgaaCGGAAATGCATAAATGTGTGTGCGTGAGGTTATGCGTCTAGGTGCATGTGTATGCGtgcctgtctgtctgtgaGTTCATATTTGTATGGACATGTCGGCACTGTAAGCTTTGGTTCAACGGCGCCGGTGTCTCAGGTTTTGTGCGTTGAAATCGCGAAGGCGACTCGTTTTTTGACTGCAGGTTGTCTGCGTGTTTCGCGCCCATGTTTTTCCCCAGGACGTCAAGATGGCGAGGACGTCGCGCGTCTGGGCGCCTGCGTTTGCACTGAGATGCGCGTCAGAGGGCGCTGAGAAGGCGGACCCAGAGCGGCATGGCGAGaagttcttctctgctgagTGGCTTCTCACTTGGATTTCGTCGtggtttctcttttctttctgcgcgCCGACGTCGCCCGCGGCCGCGCCCGTGCAGGCCCCGCGCGCgggggtgtctcctcgtcgagGCCGGGCATTCACCACCTGGCGAGTTCTTTGTTTCGGACTTTCCTGGCTGGtcgttctgctgcttctgtcgcCGTCTGCGCCGTGTCCACCTCCGGCGTTCTCCTCACTTCTTGtgcttttctcgccgtcctTTCGATGGCTGGATCCCCCGCCAGTCTCCGACTCGCTCGCCGGCTTCAGGGACCCTGCGCGATTTCTCTGGGAGGACGCGCCAGCCGCCGCAGAGGAGGACGCGATGCACGGAGGTTTTCGAGAGGCCGGCAGACGCGGTTGGCGCGCCAGGATCCAGCGCAGAGGCGAACCTGCGTTCGCggctgtcgccttcgcgccGCACAAGAGACGCGCGCCTGCAGCGTCTCTCCAGTGCTTTCAGggcgcagaggagagagggccGCCGGCGTCGTGGAAGAGCTTgactttctcgtttctgccgCGCGCGACCTTCTCGGTGGCCATAGAGCGAGACAAGTTCAAACTCAGCTGCACGCAGGCCTCCTTCTGTCACCGCTACCTGCACTGGGTGGACTTGATCGCGAAGAAGCTCCCGCGAGCTTCGGCCTCTGCGCCGCCGCTCTACTCCGTCGACGTGAGGAGTCTTCCGTCGCGCGGTGCCGCGAGgaacgcggaagagaagacaaacaaCGGACAGGGCCAGAGccaagaagaggagcgagacgGAGCAGACAGTGGAAGTCGAGGGGATGAGGAGCGCAGCCACGAGGAGCGCAGCGGCGACAGTGTGCCGACGTCCTTTGTTGGCGAGAAGGTGgaggtgaaggagaagaagaaggagaagaaggagaagaaggagaagaaggagaaggagaaggaggacgagaagacgaaggagaagaaacacgggtcgaagaagggagggacggagaagaagaagcgaactgGCATCTCTCGATCTCCGGCGACAGTTGTGGCGTTTGACGTCGTTCGCGGGAGCGACGGATTGCGCTTGGAGGCGCGTCTCGCGGTGTTTGTCGACGGCATCGTTCGTCTGAAGATGCGGGAGAAGCTGAATGctcagcagctgcagcgcgagaaggagaagacagagggcaTGCGCGCGGAGGCGCCGAACGAACCGCAAGACGTCCACGCAAATGTCTTTCGCCTCGATGAGCGTTTTCGCCGCTATGAGGGCTACGTCGCAGACGTTTTGCATCTCGAGGAAGACCCGGCAGAGGGgacagaggacgaagcgAAGGTGACTTTCTCGACAAACGCGACGGTCGTGGAGTTCGTGGCGCGGCCGCCCATGTCTGGCGGACACCGCGGAGagtttcctcgcttcttccctgccAAGATGCGCGCGGCAGAGGCCTCATGTCCGCCGACGCCGACCGTCTCGGAGACGTCACCCGAGAAGGCGTCGTCCGAGAAGGCGTCGGAGCCGGAGCCGCGACCTGCGGCGGCGCTGAAGACTTTGGAGGCGCGGCAGAGCGCGCGCGCCTTCGCCTGGCACctcgacggagagaggctgCTTGTGCGCGTCGTGCTGCAACACTCGCCTTTCGCACTGCGGGTGTACCTCCACAACAAACTCACGCAAGAGATCaacgagaagcagctgctgaaCTGGGAGGCGTTCTTGCCTGTGAACAGCAAGAAGCGCGGAGCAGCCGAGGCCGAGGGACGACAACAGGTCgaggagcgcatgcacatggacgcaggcgacgcggtcCCGAATGCGCTTGCAAATACGCGTTCGCAGGTCCCGGAGGAGCTGCAGGCGGCGGAGGCCGCGAGAGTTGCCGAGGCTGCGACAGGAGCGGGCGTCGACCTTCGCGAGAAGATCAAAGGCTTGCGCGGACTCGAGTGGAGCGTGGGCGAGGTGCTCGGCGAGAACGTcgacgaagaacgcgaagTCGTGAACGACATCATCATGCcgctgttccacgcaggagCCATCCACGACGCCGTCGACCTGTACAGACAGGGCGCGATGGAGGAGGCCTTCGACCGGTTTCTCGACAGCAAACCTTTCGGACCGACGGCGATAGGCGTCGATGTAACGTTCTGGGGTGCGAGCCAGGTGTACGGCCTCTTCGAGCACGCTGCGCCATTTCCGCTGAAAAGCTACACTGAGCCGTACAGGttcgcgagagacagcagctgaagaaaggCAAACGGAGGGCAGAAACCGGCCGCGGCAGCGACGCGCGACATGCGGGGTCCGGGGGAGcacggagaagacggcagagcgagacaggggagagagaggaaatgaaggcgaaagactgaggcgagaaaagagggagaccaaagaggagagcgggGCAGGGACAAGGGGACATGGAACAGACGGCGAGCGATAgaaatggagaaagaagagagagaaggcgaagttCGGAACAaagccgagaagagaacggagaagggagagagtgagtggacgcgagaaggaaagaaaaggaagtgTGGCGAACGCTGTCCAGgtagagagacagcaacatGAGGCATCGGGTGATGACGGTAGACGTTTGCTCCCTGTTTCGCCTTTTGTCCTCGCTTtgtcgttccttctcctgttctgctCTGTCCATCCCCGTGACGCCATCCACGAATCGCCTCCGCGCATGAGACCCGCGCATGAGACCCGCGCATGAGACCCGCGCATGAGACCCGCGCAGTGAGTTACCACCCGCTGTGCGGAGATGCatttcgtgtctcctctctgtcgcctcctcctcgttttctttcatCAGGCTGTACAACTTGGACGTATTCAACTACGAGCTCGACAGTCCGTTTAGCATGTACGCAAGCATTCCGTTCCTCATGGCGATCCACGCGCCTGCGGCCAGCAAGGAGGTCGGTTTGCGACGGGGATCGACAAGTCGCTTTTTCGAGGAACCGGAAAACGTTCCGCAGCGTCGCGGGAGCTGCGGCGGCGCGGCGTTCGCGTCTCGAGAGGAGGAACTCCGCACAAAGTCGCCGTTGGTAACGGGATTTCTCTTTCTCAACCCCACAGAATTGTGGGTCAAGCTGAGGTACGACCAAGGCGGCGAAGACCTCCCAGAAACCTTCGCCGGATTGaatgaggaggaagacgaagacggctCCGACTCGGTCTCGAAGCGGCAAAAGAGATGTAAGTTCCGAGACGCTGCATTCCGCTTCTCACAGAGCCACGAGAGCAGACACCGCCGAAACGACGAGCAGGCCACCGGAAAACGCGCAAGACGCTCAGGACAAAGCACGGAAGCAAAGCCTATACCCAAGagtgtatatatgtatatacatatatatatatatatatatatatatatatatatatgcatatatgtgtatatatgtgtatgtatgtatatatatgtatatatatgtatatatatgtatatatatatatatatatatatatgaggtTTTGAGTCTGGGGTTCTTTGGTTGATGTGTGTGATCCCGGTTTAGCTCGACAAAGGAAATATCAGTCGTTCGCGTCGATGGAGTCGATGGATTGGGAGGCATTtcaacagaaaagaaagaagaccaAGTACGAGGCTCTCAGAACATGGTGGACGGCGGAGGGCGGAATCTTCGACGCCATCATGTTTCTCGGACCGACGCCGCAAGATGTGCATCGTCAATATCACATTGCCACAGGTATGAAACATCGAAAAATCCATCTGCATCCATGTCTCTCATGCTCGCGTTGACATAGCCGTTCAACAGTCCGAAGGTGTTGAAGGCATTCGCTGGAATATAGTTACACACAGTTTTTACGGTATGTATGTAATTGTATACATGCATTGGGATATTCCCATAtaaatatttatatttatatatatatctacatatatacatatgtatacatatatatacatatatatatatatatatgtatatatatataatataatatattatatataaaATAAATATATCGATATATGTACCGCGGGTCAGGGTCCGCTGTGAAGTATCCAAGTGCGTGCCTACACGGTTGCCTGCACCTCTTTGACTACGCGTACAGATAAAAATGTTTGTCACTGTGCGTCGCTCGTCGGACGAAcagtcttctttttccgacCTGCACAGGCGCCACCACgctcttgcatgcatgtaggCATGCGCAGAGGGAACTGGGCCGTCGTAGCTCTACATGCATGTTCTTGTGTGTGCGAAATTCTGACTCTGCGCGAGGCATGGGCGTTTGACATTGTATGTGCATACggggacgcatgcagcggttGTTTACCGCGTACATGGACGGCTGTACATCTGCGAATGCATGGCTCCGCGAGACTGCTGTGCGCAAATATCTACGCTTGAGTGTCTTCCGACAGTACGCGTTGGTGGCGATAAACGCAGGCGCGGATATGCTCATATATGTGGAcgggtgcatgcatggaaGGAGTCGATCACCTGGATATCTGCTCTTTGAATTTCGCGCAGGCATGCCAGCGATGGCTCCTCTGTTTGCTCTCGGGAAGCATCAGTGCCGGTGGAACTACAACGATCAGGTCCGGAAATCACGGACTCAGTCTCGCTTCCCGcagtcgcctttctctgcccttctccaGGAACGCAGTTCgatgtctccgtctcgtaTTTGAATCCATAGACACACACTGCGCCCCCCACACTCgtacacacacgcatatatatatatatatatatatacatatatgtgcgtgtataaatacgtatatatatatatatatatatatatatgtacgtgtgTATACGTActtgtatatgtatgcgtatACGAACATGTATGACAGGTATCTGCCTGTGTGCTCGGCAGGAACGCGCTTCGCTCCTGGCTTGTCTGCAGATGAAATGGAGTGGATGCGTCTTTCTGTCCTCGTGCCGGTGCCGACAGGGAcgcctgtgtttctctctgttccgctCTGAGCTCGCGGACTAACCGCGTTTTGCATGCGTGTAAATGCTCCATATATACTCATATATTCGCATTCATACACACTGATACATCcctatacaaatatacatatatatatatatatatatttattcatgcgcatatatatctatatatctatatctatatagatatatatatggatgtcAATGTGCATTCTGTCACTGTATCTGTATGTGCAGAGTTTTCGATCTGTTGAATGTGTGGTGGCTTTTTTCCAGCGCGAACGGGGACGTCTtctcctgtgtttttcttgaTTGCGGCTTTCGGCCTCTTTCAGTCGGGCGTTTTTGTTTCCCTGGAGTTCTTTTCAAGTTTCGCCCTCCGTGCTTCTATCTTTTTTTCCGAGTTCCTCCCGgacttggttgtctgttGCCTCTCGCGTCGAGGTCTCCTCTTTGCCAGATGTCCTCCGCTCGAGGCAACTGAACGTGGAGAGTGTCTGCGTATGCAGGACAAGCCGAGGTTGCCTATGGAACGCGCTTTCGCTTTGTggttcctctcgctctgcacTTTTCAGGAAGACGTCTTGACCGTCGACCGCGGCTTCGACGAGCACAACATCCCCTACGACGTGATGTGGATCGACATCGAACACACGCTGGAAAAACGATACTTCACCTGGGATCCCAAAACGTTCCCAGAGCCTCAGAAGATGATTGAGTCGATCGCCTCCAAGGACCGCAAAGTGGTAGGCGCGAAAGAGGCCTTCGCCTCTATCCGCAGGGAGACGGatctccttcgccgcctgCACATCCACCAAGAAAGGAACGTCTCTCAGTGTCGCGCAGATCTTCTTCGGTGTGAGCTGAGGCCGCGACGTCTGCAGAACATCTGAATGGATGCGGCCAAGGACACCCTAGTCGCTCGCGTTCCTGCATGGATGCATGCGGCTCGTTGTTGCGGCGGTTGTGGATCTCGACTCCTCACATTTTCTCGGATGCTTCGTCTGCGCGAACCTCAAAAACAGCCGAACGCCTTGCTGCAGGAACAGCCATGTCTGCGTATGATGCGGTGCTGCAAAAGACGCAGCGCTTCCTGTGATGCGTTGCTGGGGCCTTGGCGAGAAGGAATCGACGcctgttgcgttttcaagaGCAACGAGATGCGATCCCGGGAACTGGCTGCGACACCAGCTCCTTCCGGCCACCTGCACGCGAAGGTTTaggcttatattcggagcACTCAGGACGCCGCGGTGACTCCGAGGCAGCGCTCGACCTCGACGTTGGGTCGCTCTCTCTAGCCGTTCACTGCTGGTCTGCTTTTCCCggtttttgtgttttccaGGTGGCTATCGTCGATCCTCACCTCAAGGCTGTCGCAGACTACTACGTGTATCGCGAGGCGTTGGAAGGGAGTATGCTCGTCCGAAATGTGAGCTCGCTCTTTAAAgttcttttcccctttctggGGGCGACCGTCTGTGACGTGTACAGTGTTgtcctcgctgcttccttcaAGGCGGATAGGAGAGCGGTGTCGTGTAGCGCGTTATCCGGCGCTCCATCGTGCTGAGTCCTTCAGATAAGAACatgtctgtctgtcgctcCTATCCTTCCATTTGCAGCCTTCAGGAGGTATCTTCCACGGCCACTGCTGGTCTGGCGACTCGGCCTACGCAGACTTCCTCAGCCCCAGGGTGAGCGTCGCGCTGCTCGTTTCTTTCCGGTTTTCCTTTCAGTGGCagtgcctcttctcctcgcctcgtctcattcctcttttcaaggcTGTGTGCCGAGGTCTCGCGCGctcctcatcttcttctctgcgtcgtgcTGTCTATCAGGTGACGCGTCTCATGTTCactctcctgttctctctgccttcctctcggtGTGTAGTCATATGgtgttcttttccttctcgttccctctctctgtttctggtctctctccgtttcttgcttctgtctcttttttttctggcgCAACAGCGAGACACGGGGGCCGGCCCAGCCGTTTGCGGCAAGGGCGAAAGGGGGAACGAACTGTTTTGGATGGTCAGCGCCGCGCGCGCCTGCGCAGCCATCTCGCAGCTGAGCGCGCCGAGTTTCACTGGCGCGTCTGTGGTTTGTCTCCGCGAGCCTttttctcaccctctgttCTCCGGCGGACGCGAATCCGCTCGTGTGCACTCGTGCGTCCTCTCAGACTCGCGAGTGGTGGCGGGGGTTGTACAGCTACGATCGATACAAGTTTTCAACTCCCGATCTCTGGGTCTGGAACGACATGAACGAACCGTCGGTCTTCAGTGGACCTGAGCTGTCAATGCCGAAGGACCTTCTTCACATGGTACGTCCGTCGAAAGAGACGCTCGTCTCCTTGCTTCAGACCGATGCATGGCACAAACGTCGGTCTGCTGCAGAGGGGGATCGACTGTCCAGTCTGGTGCGTAGCTGAGGGAGACTTCGCAGCATCGCGAGGAGAGGGTGCAGatgcacacagagaggaaagttGGCGGCCCTCGGGGGAACGAACCGCGGAGCcacaggcgaagaaaggcgcTGCGCGctcttgtgtttttctcttgtgtttttcctctctgccagGGTGGACTGTTGGAGCACAGAGAAATTCATAATCTGTATGGGCACTACCACCACCGCAGTACATACGAAGGACTGAtgcgcagaggcgaaggaaatcAGAGACCGTTTCTCCTCACCCGGTAAAGCGAATCAAActgtctcgttctcgtcttcgtccaGCCTCAAGAACACTGGCGGTCCAGGCTCGTGCTTCGAGACTCTAACGCCGACATACAAACTACGCAtctcaatatatatatatatatatatatatattttcgTTGGTACAGATATATGGATGTAcgtttgtgtgtgttcaCGGACGGCTGAATATAGACAGGGGTCGATCCAGGTAGACGACTGCAGACGCGTAGGTTGTTGATCTGTATCTACATATAGAGGGACTTAGGTTCAGAGATGCAGGCGAGTCGAAGCTTCGTctgtgcgcatgcatctggGCGCGTTTTTTGTTGCGAAAAGGGCAGTAGATCAGCACAGCCTCTGCAGGCGTCCTCTCACCCGACTCGAGATGCCACTCGACAGCGCCAGGCATTTGGATGAGAGCTGCGTCCACGCATCTCCACTCTCGTTAGATGGA
This portion of the Toxoplasma gondii ME49 chromosome III, whole genome shotgun sequence genome encodes:
- a CDS encoding glycosyl hydrolase, family 31 protein (encoded by transcript TGME49_253030~Predicted trans-membrane domain (TMHMM2.0):81-101) — protein: MARTSRVWAPAFALRCASEGAEKADPERHGEKFFSAEWLLTWISSWFLFSFCAPTSPAAAPVQAPRAGVSPRRGRAFTTWRVLCFGLSWLVVLLLLSPSAPCPPPAFSSLLVLFSPSFRWLDPPPVSDSLAGFRDPARFLWEDAPAAAEEDAMHGGFREAGRRGWRARIQRRGEPAFAAVAFAPHKRRAPAASLQCFQGAEERGPPASWKSLTFSFLPRATFSVAIERDKFKLSCTQASFCHRYLHWVDLIAKKLPRASASAPPLYSVDVRSLPSRGAARNAEEKTNNGQGQSQEEERDGADSGSRGDEERSHEERSGDSVPTSFVGEKVEVKEKKKEKKEKKEKKEKEKEDEKTKEKKHGSKKGGTEKKKRTGISRSPATVVAFDVVRGSDGLRLEARLAVFVDGIVRLKMREKLNAQQLQREKEKTEGMRAEAPNEPQDVHANVFRLDERFRRYEGYVADVLHLEEDPAEGTEDEAKVTFSTNATVVEFVARPPMSGGHRGEFPRFFPAKMRAAEASCPPTPTVSETSPEKASSEKASEPEPRPAAALKTLEARQSARAFAWHLDGERLLVRVVLQHSPFALRVYLHNKLTQEINEKQLLNWEAFLPVNSKKRGAAEAEGRQQVEERMHMDAGDAVPNALANTRSQVPEELQAAEAARVAEAATGAGVDLREKIKGLRGLEWSVGEVLGENVDEEREVVNDIIMPLFHAGAIHDAVDLYRQGAMEEAFDRFLDSKPFGPTAIGVDVTFWGASQVYGLFEHAAPFPLKSYTEPYRLYNLDVFNYELDSPFSMYASIPFLMAIHAPAASKEVGLRRGSTSRFFEEPENVPQRRGSCGGAAFASREEELRTKSPLVTGFLFLNPTELWVKLRYDQGGEDLPETFAGLNEEEDEDGSDSVSKRQKRSRQRKYQSFASMESMDWEAFQQKRKKTKYEALRTWWTAEGGIFDAIMFLGPTPQDVHRQYHIATGMPAMAPLFALGKHQCRWNYNDQEDVLTVDRGFDEHNIPYDVMWIDIEHTLEKRYFTWDPKTFPEPQKMIESIASKDRKVVAIVDPHLKAVADYYVYREALEGSMLVRNPSGGIFHGHCWSGDSAYADFLSPRTREWWRGLYSYDRYKFSTPDLWVWNDMNEPSVFSGPELSMPKDLLHMGGLLEHREIHNLYGHYHHRSTYEGLMRRGEGNQRPFLLTRSLFVGSHRFGFVWTGDNRAEWTHLAASIPMILSAAVCGVSAIGADVDGFFADTSEELHIRWQQAGIFYPFYRSHAHMDTKRREPWLFSKRSLDVVREAVLVRYRLLPYWYTLFAEYALTGDPIVRPLWWLDALSPHFQEEQQAFLVGSDFLVRPIVRPMDDDQVNGFELDIALPRDDNNVWIDYFSGLPFFPTLSDEPWVKYGVTLRNIPVFVRGGTILLTKERVKRSSTNMFHSPYTVHIYPSAAAEGAPGGGVATGRVYVDDYNSFEYLRGKFVYEGFAYYPKARDNEARDARTKDEDAESTWILRSEALPLEILDSNDEPLTGYLSDFPHREIERIVLWAVESPPTRVVVRRESPLRVEEAPDKLAEEEVEGEKEEELFFSSEEIVAPHHETQTQLLGGKTFFRVDVKLPKIDVGKNDWQVLFHF